DNA from Arthrobacter sp. SLBN-112:
CAGGCGGTTGACGCGGACGTAGTCTTCGCCGTCGATTTCCTGGATGTCAGCGCAGCCGTAGGCGCTGATCTGCGAGGGTTCCACTTCGATGAGGGCGACGACGGACCCTCCCGTTTTCGCCTGCACGTCGATCATGGTGCTGAGCAGTTCGTCGCGGGCGTCAATCAGGTCATCGCCCAGCAGGACGGCGAAGGCTTCGTCACCCACGTGCTGTTTTGCGCGGAGCACCGCATGGCCAAGACCGTGGGGGTCGCCTTGCCGGACGTAGTGGATGTCGCCAAGCTGGCTGGCGGCCTGGATGGCAGCAAGCTTTTCCGTGTCCCCTTTGTCCTGGAGGGTGGACTCGAGGGACGGAACGCGGTCAAAGTGGTCTTCCAGGGCCCGCTTGTTCCGGCCCGTAATCATCAGAACGTCATGAAGGCCCACGTGGACGGCTTCCTCCACCACATACTGGATGGCAGGCTTGTCAACGACGGGAAGCATTTCCTTGGGCATGGCTTTGGTGGCAGGCAGGAACCTGGTGCCCAGGCCCGCGGCGGGAATGACGGCTTTGCGGACTCTGGGGTTACTGGTGTTCACCGGACTAATCTAACGTCAGTCAAGCATTTCAGTAACCACCGGCGCGGCAGGCCCGCATGCGGGGCTTGAAAAGTCCCCGGAACACCGGGCAATGCAGGAAGGACACCATGCTGCAGGAGACCGACGTGGTCAAGGACCGTATCAGGGCGGAGCATCGGCGGCGGCGGGCAGCCCTTACGCAGGCGCAGCTGGAAGCGGCCGGGGCGGCGCTGGCCGCCCATGGGAAAGCATGGGCAAGGACAGTCGCTGGGGATAGCCCCGGGATCGCCTGCGTGTACCTGGGCGTGGGACATGAACCACCCACCCTGCCCCTGATTAACGCCCTGCACCACAGCGGGCACCGGGTGCTGCTTCCCGTGTGCGAGCCCGGCCGGGAATTGAGCTGGGTGTTTTGGACGCCGGACACCGGCTTCGAACGCAGCAAATACGCACCAATCCTGGAACCCGCAGGGCAGCGGCACGGGCCGGACACAGCAGGCAGTGCAAGAATGCTTTTCATCCCTGCCACCGCCGTGGACCTCGCCGGCAACAGGATCGGCCAGGGCGGCGGGTACTACGACAAATTCCTGGGGCACCTTGCCACGGCGGGGAAGGAAATTCCACTGGCCGCTGTTATCTACGACGATGAACTGCTGCCCGCCGGCCGGATTCCGGCCGAGGAGTTCGACCGGCCGGTCCCGGCCGTCCTGGCTCCCTCCGGTTACCGGCCTTTGGCGGGCAGCGCCTAAGCCCGGGCCATCCTGACTCAGTGATAGAATTAGCACTCAGGCCCTGCGACTGCTAACGGTTTACCCACGGCAGCACGGGACCTCTCGTTTGCCCAAGAGGAGGAGCACCAGTGCCAACATATGCTTACGCCTGCAAGGATTGCGGCCACGCCTTCGACATTGTCCAGTCGTTCTCGGACAGCAGCCTGACGTCCTGCCCTGAATGCCAGGGCACGCTGCGCAAGAAGTTCAACAGCGTAGGCGTCGTCTTCAAGGGCTCGGGCTTCTACCGCACCGACTCGCGCGATTCCAAGGGCAGCTCGGTTTCTCCCGCACCGGCCGCGGCTCCGGCAGCGCCTGCTGCCGCCCCCGCCGCTTCGGCGCCGGCAGCTGCTGCCGCCAGCTAAGCCAACAAGGTCTTTACGACGGCGGCGGGCCGCTTCCCAAAGCGGGTTCAAGCAGCGTCCGCCCGCCGTTGTCCACATAGCAGCCGTCCCGGCTCCCCTGCCGCGGCGGCAGCAATTAGCGTGGGCGTATGCCCATACTCCCCCGCCGTCGCCGTGACGGCCTCCGGTTTCCCGGGAACGTCCGCAGTGCCGGCAGCGCACAGCGCATCGGCCGCCGACCCGGAAACCGCCCCCTGCATTCCCGGTTTGCCGGCTGGCTAAGCCGCAACCGACGCCTCGCGGCGGCACTGCTTTTATGCGCAGCTGCAGCAATCGCCGTCCAGCAGCTCACCCCTGCCCCGCTCCCCGCCGTGACTGCGCTGGCCGCTGCCCGGGACCTGGCCGCCGGAACCGCTGTAACAGCAGCTGATCTGGACCGCGTCCAGGTGCCACCCGGAATGGTGGCCGATGGCTTCCTCCGGGACGGCGCCGCAGCCACGGGCAAGCAGCTCGCGGCTCCGCTCCGGAAGGGGCAGCTCATCACCGATGCCCAGCTGCTGGGCCCCGGGCTCCTGGCAGGGACGCCGCCCGGTTCGGCCGCGGTTCCCCTCCGCATGGCGGATGCCTCCTCCATCCAGCTGGTTTCCCCCGGCCAGTTGGTCAACGTGGTGCTGACCTCGGCCAACGGGTTCGACCAGCAGGGCCCCTCCGAGGTGCTGGCGTCGGCCGTCCCCGTGCTGTGGACTTCGAACAAGGGCGGCCAGACCGGACAATGGCTGGGCACCACGGAGACGGATGGACTGATCGTGGTGGCAGCCACAGCGGAACAGTCATCACGCCTGGCCGGGGCCTCCACCCAAGGCAGGCTGTTCTTCGTGCTGGTGGGACAGCCCTGATCCAGGGCGTGGCCGGAATGGTCAGCCCCAGTGCGGCGGCTTCTGTTCCTTCAGCCAGGTGTCGTGGTCGTCCTCCCGGTCACCCCAGCTGCGGGCGTCGTCCTCCGCCGCCTTGCTGGGAAGAACCTCCCCGGTACCACCCGATGCTGCCCTGGCGGCGGCGGGATCAGCGGGAACGGCAGCTCCCGCTCCTGTCCCGGTCTTGTCCTGGCTGTCGGTCCCGGCCTGGTCGTTGTTCCCGGCCTGGTCGTTGTTCCCGGCCTGGTCGTTTTCGTTTTGGCGCATATCTTCCTCGGGCCTCTCGTCCTCAGGCCTGTCTTCTGTTGTCATCGCTCGCGTTTCCCCCGGATCCTGGGCCCGCCTGCCTTGGCTGCCCTCTTCCTGCCGGCGGTTTCCGCCATCGCTGTTTCGGCTTGCGCCGGCCTCGGATGGCAGGTAGGAGAGGCCGGGAGAGTGCGTCCCGTCGATTCCATGGAGCGCGTGGTTGAAGTCGTCGTCCAGGAATCCGGTGGACGACGGACTCCGTCCCGGGAGCACCATCTTCTCAAGGCCAAGGTACCCGGCAATGCGGTCGGCGCAGGAGGAGGGGTCGGTGAAGACCTCGATGGTCCACAGCGGCATGTATCGCCATCCCAGGCGTTCGAGCAGTTGTGGCCGCAGCCTGCTGCGCTCACGCACGCTCATGGTGCGGTACTGCGCCGTGCCGTCGGACTCAATGGCCACGGGCCGCGGGAGGTCGGGATCGTCCTGTCCCATGGTGTTCAGGGGGTCCGCCGCGGCAACCACGTCAATGGCGCCGTCGTACTGGTGCCAGACCCTGGCGCCACGGGCACGCAGCCTGTCCCCCAGATCGGCCACCAGCGGATCCGCTCCCAGCGCCTGTTCACTGGCGGCGGCACGGGATGCGGGAGTGCCCAGATCGGTGTTGCCGGATATTTCCCGGTTCAGCAGCGTGTAGAGGTCCACCGCCCCGTGGGTGAGCCGGGTGTGGTCCAGGTCCTCGGGCCGGAAGCAGGTGAGGACGTGCATGGAACGCCGCGCCCGGGTCATCGCCAGGGCAAATTTCTCCCGGCCGCCCTCGGCGGACAGTGGCCCGAAGTTGTGCAGTGCCCGGCCGTGCGGGGTCCGCCCGAATCCCGGCGAGAAAATGACGTGGTCGCGGACCAGTCCCTGCGCGCGTTCCAGGTCCACTACCCGGAAGGACTCCGGGCCGGCACCGAAGAAACCGGCCAGGCCCGGCTGGTTAGACAGCTGGAGCCTGATGGATTCACCAATCCTGGCGGCGTGCCGGAGGCTTGCGGTGACCACGGCCAGCGACGTTCGCGGACGGAGGCGGGCATGTTCGAAGACCAGTTCCACCACGCGGTTGACTTCGGCCACCACGGACTCGACACCCTCGTGGTCGGCGCTGGGAAGGCCGGTGCCGTCGGGCAGGTATTCCACCAGCAGAGACCGGTCCAGCCCCGTGGCCGACTGGCCTTCGGGCAGCCGGCGCAGGCCGCCGTCGTAAAAGTTCTTGCTCAACTGGAGGACCAGGTCCTCATCCACCGCCCGGTACACCACGTTGAGCCGCCAGACCGGAAGCACGGCGGAGAGTGCGGTGAAGGCACTTTCCACGCGCTGGTGTGCGGACTCTCCCGGCGCCAGCCGCTCCACCCCAACGGTGAAGGTCCGCGGCGTGGCAATGCGCGAATCGCCGAAGGCAATGACCTGCCGCGCGCGGGCGATCGACGGCAGGACCGCCTGCAGGGACGTGGCTTCGGCATCGAGGATCACGACGGCGTCAAAGTGCTGTTCAGCCGGAAGCAGGCCCGTCATCAGATACGGGCTGACAGACCATACCGGGACCAGGGTGCCGATCAGGTCCGGAGCTTGCGCGGTCAGGGCCGGCAGGGACACCCGTCCGTCCTTGAGCAGGCTGCGCAGCAGATCTGCCTGGCGCGGCTGGGCGGCGATGGCTGTCCGCCACCGCTCGGCCAGGTCCCACCGCAGGCGGGCGGCACCGCTGGCGATGTGCGCGTTGTCCGCCAGCCGGTACTCCGCTTCAAGCTGGCGCAGGGCGTCGCCGTCGGACATGGCCAGGTAGTCGTCACCGCTGATCATTGCCTCAAGGGCGGACTGCCACCAGGCAAGCTCCAGTTCGGCCGCGACAGACCCCTCGGGGACTTCCCGTTCGGCGAGATCAGCAAGGAGTTCGCCCAGGCCGTGTTCGCGCATGTTCTCGATGAGGAGTGTGCGTTCGGGCAGGGTCTTGAGCGTATCCGTGTCCGCCACCAGGCGCTCCAGGCGTTCCATCAGCTGCGCGTAGGGAACGGTGGACAACGACCCGCCGTCCTCCGTGTGCTGCAGCGCCTCGCCCAGCTGTGCCAGCTCCTGGTCCAGGGACCGGTACATGGCGTTCATTTCGGCCAGGCCGGAGGGAACGGCGGGGTGCCGCTGGGTGGTGGCGTAGCCCGCCCACAGGGCACGCTGTTCCTGGACCAGCACCAGGGATGAGTGCAGGTCTGCGATGTGAACACCCGGGCGGACGTATTCCTTGGCTACCCGGCGCAGCCTGGAGCGCTGCATGGCCGTGAGCTCGATGCCGCGCTCACGCCGCCAGGCAGACGGCGCCGTGGCGGAAATCAGGTCCGTCACGGGCCGGTCGAAGATGTCCGGGGTGAACTTGTCCAGGCTTCCACGGACGGCGACCAGCAGTTCCAGTTGCTCGCCCCACTCCGCGAACGATTCGCCCAGGCGGATTTCGGCGTGCTCCGCGACGGCGTCCATGCGGTCCCTCAGGAGGGGCAAACTCTTGGCGACGGAGCGGACCAGGTCCTGGGCTTCCTCGGTTTCCTTGCGGGTCAACAGCCGGGCTCCGTGCCAGGGGCTGGTGGTGGCCGCTTTGCTGAAGCTGCCCAGTTCCGCAGCGCGCTTGAGCCTGCCGGCCAGTTCCTCGCGGTCCCGGATGCTGTCCAGCACGCTGCGCTTGAGCCTGACGGTAGTGGCCGGCGCAGGATGGATGGAGGTGAGCTCGGCCAGTGACTGCATGGCCTGGTAGGGCGAGCAGCCCCAACGCTCGCGGACGTTGTGGAGCGACGCCACATGGTCCATGAGCGCGTGCCGGTGTTCGACCAGGGTGTTATGGAGGTTCCCGAGCTGCGGTTCCAGTGACTTTTCGTTGCGCACGATGGCCCGGAACAACTGGCCCTTCAGCTGCTGCGCGGTGACGTTTCCGGTGAGCTGGAACAGGATGGACTCCAGCCCCAGCGACTCGAGGTGCCCGGAGACCTCATTGAGGCTGGCTCGGCGGTCGCCCACCACCAGCACTGTCTTGCCGGCGTCCACCAGGGCACCGATGGTGTTGATGGCCGTCTGCGTCTGGCCGGTGCCGGGCGGGCTGCTGACAACCAGGGAATCCCCGGCCCGGGCCGCGTCAATGACGTACTGCTGGTCTGTGTCCGCATCCAGCAGCAGCAGCTCGTCCTTGGGATCCCTGTTGTCCAGGTGGGGGAAGCGGGACGGGTCGGGCTCGTTGACGTCCACCACTTCACCGCCCGCGGCAGTGGCCAGCGCGGACACGACGGGGTGGGAGTCGTTGATCCAGGGGTCGTCGAGGTTGCCGGAGAGGTCGGCGAAGGTGGAAACGAGCAGGTTGTGCTGGGTTTCCGCTCCGTGGATGGGCCGGATCAGGGTGGCCAGCCGGTCGAGGACAGGCTGGGGGTCGAACCGGGCGGTGCTGTAGGCGAGGCGGGTGACGGCGTTGACGTCGAAGACGATCCCGTGGATGTTCTTCAGGTGCCGCACCAGGGCGGGGTTGATGTGCGCCTGCTCGGTGAGCTGCAGTTCGAAGTCGTCCTCCCCCGGCCGCACCGTGAGGGAGATGGCGGTCAACATGACCGGGGCGGACACCCGCTGGGGTTTGCCGCCGACAGCCGATGTCCACACCACGGTGCCCGCGGACAGGTATCCGGCATCAATGCCGCGGTCGTTGGCGAGCTCGAAGATCTTGGACCGGATGTTGCGCGAAGCCCGGGCGGCCACCACATATTGCTGCCTGTCACGGATCAGCGTGGACAGGCGTGTGCGGCGCCCGGCCATGAGCTGGGCGAGCCCGGAAGGGTGCGCCGATGTCAGGTCGATGGAGCCTTCGGGCGTCTTGGTGAAGCGCAGCATCGTGTCCGCACCGGTGACGGGTTTAAGCCCGGACAGCCATTTACGAAGCTCTTCCGAGCCTTCCGGGTGGCCTTGACCAACTGACACTTCTGCCTTCTTTTCTGCGTTTGCACGTGACGTCCTGGACCATACCGGCATAGATTCGAGAGTAGCCGGTCCGGCGCCGGACTTGAGAGACCGCAACACTGGAGCACGGGAAATTGCCGGGATTCATCCGGGAAAAGCAGTGGCCGGCCCCCGCTGTCGGAGGCCGGCCACTTAGGATGCTATTCCCATTCGATGGTTCCCGGCGGCTTGCTGGTGACGTCAAGCACCACGCGGTTAACGCCGTCCACCTCGTTAGTGATCCGGCTGGAGATCCGGGCCAGGAGGTCGTAGGGCAGCCGTGACCAGTCCGCTGTCATGGCGTCCTCGGAGGAGACGGGACGGAGCACGATGGGGTGACCGTAGGTGCGGCCGTCGCCCATGACGCCCACGCTGCGGACGTCCGCCAGCAGGACGACCGGCATCTGCCAGACTTCGTTGTCCAGGCCGGCTGCGGTGAGTTCGGCACGTGCGATGGCGTCTGCCTTGCGCAGCAGGTCCAGCCGCTCCTTGGTCACCTCGCCGACAATCCGGATGCCCAGGCCGGGGCCGGGGAACGGCTGGCGGCCAACGATCTCCTGCGGGAGGCCCAGCTGGGCGCCCACGGCGCGGACCTCGTCCTTGAACAGGGCCCGCAGCGGTTCAACGAGTTCGAACTGCAGGTCCTCGGGGAGGCCACCAACATTGTGGTGGCTCTTGATGTTCGCGGCACCTTCGCCGCCGCCGGACTCGACGACGTCGGGGTACAGGGTGCCCTGGACCAGGAACTTGATCTTTTCGCCATGGGCAGCTGCCTCGGCGATGATGGCAAGTTCGGCTTCTTCGAAGGCGCGGATGAACTCGCGGCCGATGATCTTGCGCTTGGTTTCCGGATCGCTGACACCGGCCAGGGCCGAGAGGAAGCGTTCCTGTTCGTTGGCCACGTACAGCTTCACGCCGGTGGCGGCCACGAAGTCGCGCTCCACCTGTTCGGCTTCGCCTTCGCGCAGCAGGCCGTGGTCCACGAACACACAGGTCAGCTGGTCACCCACGGCGCGCTGAACCAGGGCTGCGGCCACTGCGGAGTCAACGCCGCCGGAGAGGCCACAGATGACCCGCGCGTCCCCGATTTGCTGGCGG
Protein-coding regions in this window:
- a CDS encoding RcpC/CpaB family pilus assembly protein; amino-acid sequence: MPILPRRRRDGLRFPGNVRSAGSAQRIGRRPGNRPLHSRFAGWLSRNRRLAAALLLCAAAAIAVQQLTPAPLPAVTALAAARDLAAGTAVTAADLDRVQVPPGMVADGFLRDGAAATGKQLAAPLRKGQLITDAQLLGPGLLAGTPPGSAAVPLRMADASSIQLVSPGQLVNVVLTSANGFDQQGPSEVLASAVPVLWTSNKGGQTGQWLGTTETDGLIVVAATAEQSSRLAGASTQGRLFFVLVGQP
- a CDS encoding FmdB family zinc ribbon protein, with protein sequence MPTYAYACKDCGHAFDIVQSFSDSSLTSCPECQGTLRKKFNSVGVVFKGSGFYRTDSRDSKGSSVSPAPAAAPAAPAAAPAASAPAAAAAS
- the galU gene encoding UTP--glucose-1-phosphate uridylyltransferase GalU, with the translated sequence MNTSNPRVRKAVIPAAGLGTRFLPATKAMPKEMLPVVDKPAIQYVVEEAVHVGLHDVLMITGRNKRALEDHFDRVPSLESTLQDKGDTEKLAAIQAASQLGDIHYVRQGDPHGLGHAVLRAKQHVGDEAFAVLLGDDLIDARDELLSTMIDVQAKTGGSVVALIEVEPSQISAYGCADIQEIDGEDYVRVNRLVEKPSPEEAPSNLALIGRYVLHPAVFEVLEHTAAGRGGEIQLTDALQELASGDGAGHGVYGVVFRGRRYDTGDKLSYLKACIQLAIDSDDLGPGLREWLPGFTADLSR
- a CDS encoding DUF4011 domain-containing protein encodes the protein MPVWSRTSRANAEKKAEVSVGQGHPEGSEELRKWLSGLKPVTGADTMLRFTKTPEGSIDLTSAHPSGLAQLMAGRRTRLSTLIRDRQQYVVAARASRNIRSKIFELANDRGIDAGYLSAGTVVWTSAVGGKPQRVSAPVMLTAISLTVRPGEDDFELQLTEQAHINPALVRHLKNIHGIVFDVNAVTRLAYSTARFDPQPVLDRLATLIRPIHGAETQHNLLVSTFADLSGNLDDPWINDSHPVVSALATAAGGEVVDVNEPDPSRFPHLDNRDPKDELLLLDADTDQQYVIDAARAGDSLVVSSPPGTGQTQTAINTIGALVDAGKTVLVVGDRRASLNEVSGHLESLGLESILFQLTGNVTAQQLKGQLFRAIVRNEKSLEPQLGNLHNTLVEHRHALMDHVASLHNVRERWGCSPYQAMQSLAELTSIHPAPATTVRLKRSVLDSIRDREELAGRLKRAAELGSFSKAATTSPWHGARLLTRKETEEAQDLVRSVAKSLPLLRDRMDAVAEHAEIRLGESFAEWGEQLELLVAVRGSLDKFTPDIFDRPVTDLISATAPSAWRRERGIELTAMQRSRLRRVAKEYVRPGVHIADLHSSLVLVQEQRALWAGYATTQRHPAVPSGLAEMNAMYRSLDQELAQLGEALQHTEDGGSLSTVPYAQLMERLERLVADTDTLKTLPERTLLIENMREHGLGELLADLAEREVPEGSVAAELELAWWQSALEAMISGDDYLAMSDGDALRQLEAEYRLADNAHIASGAARLRWDLAERWRTAIAAQPRQADLLRSLLKDGRVSLPALTAQAPDLIGTLVPVWSVSPYLMTGLLPAEQHFDAVVILDAEATSLQAVLPSIARARQVIAFGDSRIATPRTFTVGVERLAPGESAHQRVESAFTALSAVLPVWRLNVVYRAVDEDLVLQLSKNFYDGGLRRLPEGQSATGLDRSLLVEYLPDGTGLPSADHEGVESVVAEVNRVVELVFEHARLRPRTSLAVVTASLRHAARIGESIRLQLSNQPGLAGFFGAGPESFRVVDLERAQGLVRDHVIFSPGFGRTPHGRALHNFGPLSAEGGREKFALAMTRARRSMHVLTCFRPEDLDHTRLTHGAVDLYTLLNREISGNTDLGTPASRAAASEQALGADPLVADLGDRLRARGARVWHQYDGAIDVVAAADPLNTMGQDDPDLPRPVAIESDGTAQYRTMSVRERSRLRPQLLERLGWRYMPLWTIEVFTDPSSCADRIAGYLGLEKMVLPGRSPSSTGFLDDDFNHALHGIDGTHSPGLSYLPSEAGASRNSDGGNRRQEEGSQGRRAQDPGETRAMTTEDRPEDERPEEDMRQNENDQAGNNDQAGNNDQAGTDSQDKTGTGAGAAVPADPAAARAASGGTGEVLPSKAAEDDARSWGDREDDHDTWLKEQKPPHWG
- the guaA gene encoding glutamine-hydrolyzing GMP synthase: MTTPTASQTSQKPVLVVDYGAQYAQLIARRVREANVYSEVVPHTYSTEQLLAKNPAAIILSGGPSSVYADGAPSVGADLFEAGVPVFGICYGFQAMANALGGKVDKTGLREYGSTETTILGDGRSVLEGMPQHQKTWMSHGDSVHEAPAGFDVLATTAGAEVAAFANEEKGLFGVQWHPEVKHSDYGQQVLENFLFKGAKLEPNWTTGNILEEQVERIRQQIGDARVICGLSGGVDSAVAAALVQRAVGDQLTCVFVDHGLLREGEAEQVERDFVAATGVKLYVANEQERFLSALAGVSDPETKRKIIGREFIRAFEEAELAIIAEAAAHGEKIKFLVQGTLYPDVVESGGGEGAANIKSHHNVGGLPEDLQFELVEPLRALFKDEVRAVGAQLGLPQEIVGRQPFPGPGLGIRIVGEVTKERLDLLRKADAIARAELTAAGLDNEVWQMPVVLLADVRSVGVMGDGRTYGHPIVLRPVSSEDAMTADWSRLPYDLLARISSRITNEVDGVNRVVLDVTSKPPGTIEWE
- a CDS encoding 5-formyltetrahydrofolate cyclo-ligase, whose product is MLQETDVVKDRIRAEHRRRRAALTQAQLEAAGAALAAHGKAWARTVAGDSPGIACVYLGVGHEPPTLPLINALHHSGHRVLLPVCEPGRELSWVFWTPDTGFERSKYAPILEPAGQRHGPDTAGSARMLFIPATAVDLAGNRIGQGGGYYDKFLGHLATAGKEIPLAAVIYDDELLPAGRIPAEEFDRPVPAVLAPSGYRPLAGSA